GGGCGCTGGACGACCGGCTGGTGGCGGGCCTGTCGCCGGCGCGGCAGGTCGGGCCGAGGCTGGAGGGGCTGAAGCTGCAATCCTCGGCCGAGGGGGCGCCGATGGCCTGCGTCTTCGGTCGGGCGCGGGTGACGGGACAGGTGATCTGGGCCGCGCGGTTTCTGGAGCGCAAGGAGAAGCGCTCGGCCGGCAAGGCGGGAAAGACGATCGACTACGCCTATTCCCTGAGTTTCGCGGTGGCCCTGTGCGAGGGGCCGATCGACGGGGTGGGGCGCGTCTGGGCCGACGGCCAGCCGATGGACATGACGGGCGTGACCATGCGCCTGCATCGCGGGACCAAGGATCAGATGCCCGACCCGCTGATCGAGGCGGTGGAGGGACGGGCGCCCGCCTATCGCGGGACGGCCTATGTGGTGTTCGAGGACCTGCCGCTGGACGCCTATGGCGACCGGGCGCCGCAGCTGTCGTTTGAGGTGTTCCGTCGACCGCAGGGCGCCGAACCGCAGATGGAGGACCGACTGGAAGGCGTCTGCCTGATCCCCGGCGCGGGCGAGTTCTGTCTGGCGACCGAGCCGGTGATGCGGCGCGAGGGGCTGACGAAATCGACGCCCGAGAACGTGCATCTGACGGCGGGGCAGACGGATCTCGAGGCCTCGCTGGATCAGTTGACAGCCCAGGCGCCGAGGCTGAAACGGGTCAGTCTGGTGGTCGGCTGGTTCGGCGACGACATATGCATGAGCCATTGCCGCATCCGGCCGGGGGTGGAGCGGCGGCAGAAGCCGACCGAGCCGCTGGTCTGGCGCGTGGCCGGGGTCGAGCGGGCGGACGCGCATCTGATCTCACAGGTCGAGGATGGTCCGGCCTATGGCGGCACGCCCTCGGACGACAGCGTGCGGCAGGCGATCCGGGCGCTGAAGGCGCGCGGGCTGGAGGTGACGCTGTATCCCTTCGTCTTCATGGACTGCCCCGGCTATCCGTGGCGGGGACGCATTGAGGGGACGGACGGAGCGGGGGCGACGGCCGAGGTCGCGGCCCTGTTCGGGACGGCGGACGGCTGGGGCCTGCGTCGGCTGGCGCTGCACTATGCGAAGATCGGGGCCGAGGAGGGGGCGGACGGGCTGCTGATCGGCTCGGAGATGCGCGGGCTGACCTGGACGCGCGATGCGGGCGGGGGCTTTCCGGCGGTGGCGCAGTTGCGGACGCTGGCGGCCGAATGCCGGGCGGTGGTCGGGCCGGGAGTGAAGCTGAGCTACGCCGCTGACTGGTCGGAGTATTTCGGCTGGCAGAGAGAGGGGGAGGTAAGGTTTCACCTCGATCCTTTGTGGGCTGATCCGAACATCGATTACGTCGCCATCGACTGGTACCCGCCGATGGGGGACTGGCGCGGCGGCGACGGCGGGGTTGATGCACAAGCGTTCCGTGGACCGTCGGACCCGGCCTATCTGGCGGCGCAGGTGGCGGGCGGCGAGGGGTATGACTGGTTCTACGCCAACGCGGCGGACCGGGCGGCGCAGCGGCGCACGGCGATCGAGGACGGCGCCCACGGCGAGGCCTGGATCTGGCGCTACAAGGACCTGAAGGGCTGGTGGTCGAACCCGCACCATGAGCGCATCGGCGGCGCAAGACAGGCGGCGCCGACGGCCTGGGTTCCGCAGATGAAGCCGATCCGGCTGACCGAGTTCGGCTGTGCGGCCGTGGATCGCGGGGGCAATGCGCCGAACCTGTTCCAGGATCCGAAGAGCAGCGAGAACGCCCTGCCGCCGTACTCGACCGGAGCGCGCGACGACCGGATGCAGCGGCGGCTGATCGAGGCGGTGCTGACGCACTATGCGCAGCCGGCGAATAATCCGATCTCGGGCGTCTATGGCGGGCCGATGTTGCAGGGGGCGGACGTCTGGTGCTGGGACGCGCGGCCCTATCCGGCGTTTCCGGCGCTGGCTGAGGTGTGGGCGGACGCGGGCGCCTGGCGCACGGGGCACTGGCTTAACGGGCGGATGGGCGGCGATGCGCGCGGCCTGATCGAGGCGATCCTGAAGCGCGGCGGGTTGGCCGAGACGGACTATACGGTCGGGGCGGTGGACGGCGCGGTGACGGGCTATGTCATCGACCGGCCGATGGCGACGAAGGATGCGCTGGCGCCGCTGATTCAGACGCTGGGGGCGACGGCGGCGGAGCGGGATGGTCGGGTGGCCGTGTTGGGCGAGACGGCGCGGGAGATGATGTTGCATCAGGCGGCGCTGGCCCTGCCCGACAAGGGCGGGAGCGCGGCGGCGGAGCGGCGGCTGACGCCTCGGCCTAGCGCCGCGCGGCTGCGGTTTATCGATGAGGCGGCGGACTATCAGCTGGGCGCCGTGACGGTGCGCGGCGACGGCGAGGGCGGCGGCGTGGACGCGGCCCTGCCCGCCGTGGTCGGGGCCGGGCTGGCGACGGCGGCGGCGCAGCGGCTGTTGCAGGGCGAGGCGGCCGAGCAGCTGACGCTCAAGCTGGGGCCGCTGGAGGCGCTGAAGCTGGAGCCGGGCGATGTGGCCGCGGTGGAGGGACGTGCGGGCGACTGGCGCGTCGAGCGGCTGGACTGGGACGAGACGCCCAGGGCGGTGTTGACGCCCGTGGTCGAGGCGGTTGTCGTGGATGCGCCGGAGGACTGGCGCGGCGATGGGGGCGGGGCGACGACGGCGGGGGCGCCGTTCCTGATGCTGCTGGACCTGCCGCCGCTGCCGGGAGAGGAGGGGGATGGGCGGTCGGTGGTCGCGGCGGCGGCCGAGCCGTGGAGGCCGATGGCGCTGCATGGCGGCGCGTCGGTCGACAGTCTGACGCCAAGGGCGGTGGTGGAGACGCCCGCGACGGTGGGGACGCTGACGGCGCCCCTGCGGCCCGGCGTGGTCGGCCGCTGGGACGAGACGGCCGTGCTGAACGTGCGGATCGAGGGACAGGCGCCCCAGAGCCGGGCGGCCGAGGCGGTGCTGTCGGGCGCCAATGTGCTGGCGGTGCGCAGCGGAGAAGGATGGGAACTGGTGCAGTTCCGCCGGGCCGAACTGGTCGGCGGCGACGTGTGGCGTTTAAGCGGCCTGCTGCGCGGTCAGCAGGGGACGGAGGAAGCGGCCGCGCGCGGGGCGGAAGCGGGGGCGCTGGTCGTGGTGCTGGAGCGCGGCATGGCGCGCGCCGAGGTCGATGCGGCCGAGCGGGGACTGCCTCGGATCTGGCGGGCGGGGCCGGCAGGCGCGCCGCCGGGCGGGGCGGGGACGACGGAGGTCGGCTTCACCTGGGCCAACCGGAACGCGGCTCCGTGGCGATCGGCGCATCTGCGGGCTGTGGCGGAGGGCGGCGGATGGCGGTTGAGCTGGACGCCCCGCGTGCGTCTGGGCGGCGACGGATGGGACGCTGAGCCCGTCGAGGTCGATCCGAGGCGCTTCCGCATGCGGGTGCTGGACGGCGCTGTCGTGCGGCGGGTCTGGGAGGTCGAGGGGCTGACGGCCGTCTATGGCGCGGCCGAGGTCGCGGCGGACTTTCCAGGCGGGCTCGGGGCGGACGCGCACGTCGCGGTAGCCCAGTGGGGCGACGGATATGGCTGGGGCCCGGAGGCGGTGGCGGGATTGTGACGTGGCCACCTCTCCTGTTGTGACCGGGGCGAATACGGGGAAACCGTCCTCGCCCCTTTCGGCGGGCGGTTGCATGGCTTAACTGACGCTCTGGTCTGTGTTGATCCGGAGTGGAGCGAAAATTGGCTGGCGATCCCTATCAGGAACTGGGCGTTTCCAAGGGCGCGAGCGCGGACGAGATCAAGAAGGCGTTCCGCAAGCTGGCCAAGGAACTGCACCCCGACAAGAACCCCGGCGACAAGGCGGCTGAGGAGCGGTTCAAGCGCATCACCGCCGCCTTCGACCTGCTGGGCGACGCCGAGAAGCGCGCGAAGTATGACCGCGGCGAGATCGACGCCGACGGCCGCGAACAATTTCGAGGCTTTGGCGGCGCTCAGGGCGGCCGGCCGGGCGGCGGCGGGTTCAGCGGCTTCGGCTTCGGCGGGCGCGGCGAGGGCGGCCCCGGCGGCCGGGCCAGCTTTGACGACATCGACCTGGAAGAAATCTTCGGCGCCTTCGGAGGCGGCGGACGCAGCGCCGGGCGCGGTTTCGGCGGCGGACGCGGGCAGGACGTGCGGGCCACCCTCGACATCAGTCTTGAGGACGCGATCGCCGGGACGACGCGGCGCATCCAGTTCTCGGACGGGCGGATGCTGGACGTGGCCATCCCCAAGGGCGCGGCGGACGGTCAGACGATCCGGCTGAAGGGGCAGGGCGCGCCGGGGCGCGGCGGTCAGGCGGGCGACGCGCTGATTGAGCTGCGTATCCAGCCGCATCCGGTGTTCAAGCGCGACGGCGCCGATCTGACGATGGACCTGCCGGTGTCGGTTCCGGATGCGGTGCTGGGCGGCAAGATCCAGGTGCCGACGCCGGAGGGTGCGGTGATGATGACCATTCCCAAAGGCTCCAACTCGGGCAAGGTGCTGCGGCTGAAGGGGCGCGGCGCCTATGCGAACGGCAGGCGCGGCGATCTGATGGCCAGGCTGGTGGTGACGCTGCCTGAGGCGCCAGACGACGAACTGGTCCGGTTTGCGACGGAATGGCGTGAGCGCCGGCCCTATAAGCCCGGCCGTTGATGGCCTAAGGCTGACGCTTCCTTCTCCTCCCCGAGACTTCAGAGACCGACATGACGCCTAAGCCCGCCGCCAAGCCTGCTCGCCCCTGGTTCTCGGCCGGGCCGACGGCCAAGCGTCCGGGCTGGGAACTGGCGAAGCTGCCCACGAACCTGATGGGGCGGGGCATCCGCGCGCCGGAGGTGGTCGAGCGGTTCGCGCACGGCCTGCGGCTGACGCGCGAGGTGCTGAGCCCGCCGGACGATTACGTCATGCTCTACACGCCCGGTTCGGACACAGGGGCGGTCGAGGCGGCGCTGTGGTGCATGTTGGGCGAGCGCCCGGTGCAGGTGATCGCCTATGAGAATTTCGGCCTGACCTGGCTGGCGGACGTGAAGACGCATCTGGGGCTGGAGCCTGAGGCCCTGACGGCGCCGTGGGGCGAGCTGCCGGACTTGTCGAAGGTCGATCCCAAGAAGGACGTGGTGTTTCCGTGGAACGGCACGACCTCGGGCGTGCGCGTGCCCGACGGCGACTGGATCGCCGACGACCGCGAGGGGCTGACCATCTGCGACGCGACCTCGGCGGCGTTCGCGATGGACCTGCCGTGGGACAAGCTGGATGTGACGACCTTCAGCTTCCAGAAGGCGCTAGGCGGCGAGGCGGGCGTCGGGGTCATGGTGCTGTCGCCGCGCGCGGTGGCGCGACTGGACAGCTATCGGCCGGATCGGGCCGTGCCCAAGGTGCTGCGGATCGCCGACAAGACGGGCTTTGACCGGACGCTGGCGGACGGGGTGGTGATGAACACCTTCTCAGTCCTGACCATCGAGGACTGGATCGACGCCCTGGACTGGGCGAAGGCCGAAGGCGGACTGCCTGCCCTGATCGCGCGCACAGACGCCAACTATGCCGCCCTGGCCGAGTGGGTGGAGCGGACCGACTGGATCGCCTTCCTGCCGGACCGGCCGGACATCCGCTCGACGACCTCGGTCTGTCTGAAGTTCGTCGATCCGCGGGTGGCGGCGCTGGACGAGGCGGGGCAGAAGGCCTTTGTGACGCGGTTCAAGACTCTGCTGGAGGGAGAGGGGGCGGTCTATGACATGGAGCCGCACCGCAACGCCCCGCCGGGCCTGCGCCTGTGGTGCGGCTGTACGATTGAGACAGCGGATGTCGTGACCGCGACGCCGTGGCTGGAATGGGCGTTCCAGACGGCGGTCGGTGAACTGGCTCAGTCGGCGGACGGATAATTCTGTCGCCTATTAGACGCCCTTGGGGGCGACGCCGGACGATTCAGGGGGTATAGGCTCCCACCGCATTCTGGATTGCGGAGTATAGGTCTTGGCGAACGTCGCAGTGGTCGGCGCCCAGTGGGGCGACGAGGGCAAGGGCAAGATCGTGGACTGGCTGTCCAATCGCGCCGACATGGTGGTGCGGTTCCAGGGCGGCCACAACGCGGGCCACACCCTGGTCGTCGACGGCAAGGTCTATAAACTTGCATTGCTCCCGAGCGGAGTGGTGCAGGGCAAGCCCTCGATCATCGGCAACGGCGTGGTCGTCGATCCCTGGCACCTGGTCGGCGAGATCGAGAAGATCCAGGCTCAGGGCGTGGCGATCACGCCCGACATCCTGACCATCGCCGACAACGCCTGCCTGATCCTGCCGATCCATCCGGCGCTGGACGTGGCGCGTGAGGCCGCCGCCAGCGCGCCGGGCGCCAAGATCGGCACGACCGGCCGCGGCATCGGCCCGGCCTATGAGGACAAGGTGGGGCGCCGGGCCATCCGCGTCTGCGATCTGGCCAATGAAGACGACCTGAAGATCAAGATCGACCGCCTGCGCTCGCACCATGATCCGCTGCGGGCCGGTCTGGGGCTGGAGCCGATCGACCCGGAAGCGCTGCTGGCGCAACTGCTGGAGATCGCGCCGAAGATCCTGCCCTACGTCAAACCGGCGTGGCGGGTGCTGGACGAGGCGCAGAAG
Above is a window of Brevundimonas naejangsanensis DNA encoding:
- a CDS encoding baseplate multidomain protein megatron; the encoded protein is MAQVLLGGLGGMAGVSSLGLLAGGLLGRALDDRLVAGLSPARQVGPRLEGLKLQSSAEGAPMACVFGRARVTGQVIWAARFLERKEKRSAGKAGKTIDYAYSLSFAVALCEGPIDGVGRVWADGQPMDMTGVTMRLHRGTKDQMPDPLIEAVEGRAPAYRGTAYVVFEDLPLDAYGDRAPQLSFEVFRRPQGAEPQMEDRLEGVCLIPGAGEFCLATEPVMRREGLTKSTPENVHLTAGQTDLEASLDQLTAQAPRLKRVSLVVGWFGDDICMSHCRIRPGVERRQKPTEPLVWRVAGVERADAHLISQVEDGPAYGGTPSDDSVRQAIRALKARGLEVTLYPFVFMDCPGYPWRGRIEGTDGAGATAEVAALFGTADGWGLRRLALHYAKIGAEEGADGLLIGSEMRGLTWTRDAGGGFPAVAQLRTLAAECRAVVGPGVKLSYAADWSEYFGWQREGEVRFHLDPLWADPNIDYVAIDWYPPMGDWRGGDGGVDAQAFRGPSDPAYLAAQVAGGEGYDWFYANAADRAAQRRTAIEDGAHGEAWIWRYKDLKGWWSNPHHERIGGARQAAPTAWVPQMKPIRLTEFGCAAVDRGGNAPNLFQDPKSSENALPPYSTGARDDRMQRRLIEAVLTHYAQPANNPISGVYGGPMLQGADVWCWDARPYPAFPALAEVWADAGAWRTGHWLNGRMGGDARGLIEAILKRGGLAETDYTVGAVDGAVTGYVIDRPMATKDALAPLIQTLGATAAERDGRVAVLGETAREMMLHQAALALPDKGGSAAAERRLTPRPSAARLRFIDEAADYQLGAVTVRGDGEGGGVDAALPAVVGAGLATAAAQRLLQGEAAEQLTLKLGPLEALKLEPGDVAAVEGRAGDWRVERLDWDETPRAVLTPVVEAVVVDAPEDWRGDGGGATTAGAPFLMLLDLPPLPGEEGDGRSVVAAAAEPWRPMALHGGASVDSLTPRAVVETPATVGTLTAPLRPGVVGRWDETAVLNVRIEGQAPQSRAAEAVLSGANVLAVRSGEGWELVQFRRAELVGGDVWRLSGLLRGQQGTEEAAARGAEAGALVVVLERGMARAEVDAAERGLPRIWRAGPAGAPPGGAGTTEVGFTWANRNAAPWRSAHLRAVAEGGGWRLSWTPRVRLGGDGWDAEPVEVDPRRFRMRVLDGAVVRRVWEVEGLTAVYGAAEVAADFPGGLGADAHVAVAQWGDGYGWGPEAVAGL
- a CDS encoding DnaJ C-terminal domain-containing protein, with the protein product MAGDPYQELGVSKGASADEIKKAFRKLAKELHPDKNPGDKAAEERFKRITAAFDLLGDAEKRAKYDRGEIDADGREQFRGFGGAQGGRPGGGGFSGFGFGGRGEGGPGGRASFDDIDLEEIFGAFGGGGRSAGRGFGGGRGQDVRATLDISLEDAIAGTTRRIQFSDGRMLDVAIPKGAADGQTIRLKGQGAPGRGGQAGDALIELRIQPHPVFKRDGADLTMDLPVSVPDAVLGGKIQVPTPEGAVMMTIPKGSNSGKVLRLKGRGAYANGRRGDLMARLVVTLPEAPDDELVRFATEWRERRPYKPGR
- a CDS encoding phosphoserine transaminase, whose amino-acid sequence is MTPKPAAKPARPWFSAGPTAKRPGWELAKLPTNLMGRGIRAPEVVERFAHGLRLTREVLSPPDDYVMLYTPGSDTGAVEAALWCMLGERPVQVIAYENFGLTWLADVKTHLGLEPEALTAPWGELPDLSKVDPKKDVVFPWNGTTSGVRVPDGDWIADDREGLTICDATSAAFAMDLPWDKLDVTTFSFQKALGGEAGVGVMVLSPRAVARLDSYRPDRAVPKVLRIADKTGFDRTLADGVVMNTFSVLTIEDWIDALDWAKAEGGLPALIARTDANYAALAEWVERTDWIAFLPDRPDIRSTTSVCLKFVDPRVAALDEAGQKAFVTRFKTLLEGEGAVYDMEPHRNAPPGLRLWCGCTIETADVVTATPWLEWAFQTAVGELAQSADG